The Raphanus sativus cultivar WK10039 chromosome 6, ASM80110v3, whole genome shotgun sequence sequence TCTTGACCATGATGCTTGGGAGGTTAAAGGTACTTATAAAACCGTTACAACTTTATAGTTAGTTTGGCATCTCAGTTTTGGTTTAGTAATAATAGAACTAGGTGGTGTGTGTTTTCAGATTCGTGGATGGAAACATTGGGAGAAAGAGACATCATCACATAACTACGAGTTCTCTGTTGGTACGTAATATCTCGTTTCACTTTTGAGGCTTCTCTACCTGAGTTCTGATCTTGAGAGCTCTGATCAGTGACTTTGTTTTTGTTGCAGATACATCCAGATTTAGACTCACTCACGAAACGTCTTTTGTGAGAGAGCATACTAGTTTCTGGACTAGGATTCCATTCTTTTTCTATATAGTAAGGATTAATTATCTATCAACCTCTTGCTTTATACTTTTTTCTTAGCAAACTCTAGTTGGAAACTGTTTATAATCAAGTTCTCACTTTCTGTAAatacaatgttttttttcagGAATGTTTCTTCAGACAGTTTTTCAGATCTGTCGGAAGAACAGACTATATGACACTAAGAAATGGATTCATTGCTGTGAGTCTTACAAATTACAataatttggttgattttagtatatttttattgttcttgCTGAATCTCTATGTTGTTGGTTTGTACAGGTTCATCTAGCTCCAGGGAGTCAGTTCAACTTCCAGAAGTATATCAAAAGATCCTTAGAGGATGATTTCAAGCTGGTGGTCGGAGTCAGGTAACGTAACTTCTCTTAGAACACTTAAGCTACGTAGAATATATTATTCTTCTTATGTAGTAGTAACACTGCATGATTTACTCTTCTTGCAGCCCGGTCTTGTGGGCATCTTTTGTCCTTTTCCTTCTCCTAAACGTTGAAGGTTAGAATCCTATGTGTATATTACGTTACTGAGTGAGTGGATTGTGTTTTTAATCTCTTGAATTGGTACCTTCAGGCTTCAAGATATTGTATGTCGGAACTGCATTGCCGGTTATCGtaagatatatttttgtctTTAAGCTTACATACATACTTCTTCTATTCACAGTGTTTTGATCAACTTGTTCTTGTTTGTGCAGATAATATTAGCTGTGGGGACAAAGCTTCAAGCGATCATGACAAAGATGGCTCTCGGGATCACTGATAAACATGCGGTCGTTCAAGGAATGCCACTTGTAAAAGGTAACGATGAGTACTTCTGGTTCGGTCGTCCACAGTTGATTCTGCATCTCATCCATTTcgctttgtttcaggtacatacTTATTAGAAAAATGAGTAAAGTAATCACACAACAAGACAACCACATGTTCTGTCCTCACTGATTATattgaatgtttttttcttttgcagaaCGCTTTTCAGATCACATATTTCTTCTGGATATGGGTAAAATTTTTGCTATGTCTTTGCTTTGGAGTTTCATTTGTTACAAGATTGACTAATCCTCTGTTTTTGTCCATTAGTATTCCTTTGGAAACGACTCTTGCTACCATCCTGACTTCAAAATTGCCCTTGTAAAAGTAACCATAGCGTAAGAATCTAACTTCATAGACACAAACATATGATCATACTAcgaatcttgattttttttttgtttttctcccGTAGTTTAGGAGTGTTATGCCTTTGCAGCTACATCACACTCCCTCTTTACTCACTCGTTACTCAGGTAACTTTCCTCTGTTCATAAACCTAGAAAAATTAAGCATTTCTATTCAACCTTTTTAACCAAGCAATCTGCATATACAGATGGGTTCACGGATGAAGAAATCAGTATTCGATGAGCAAACATCAAAGGCGCTAAAGAAATGGAGAATGGCcgtgaagaaaaagaaaggcGGGATAGGTAGTACCACCAAGAGACTAGGTGGAGATGGAAGCGTGAGTCCTACGGCATCAACGGTTAGGTCTTCTCTGTCTCTACGGTCATTGCAGCGTTATAAAACTACAGGGCATTCGATGAAATACGAAGGACTGGAACCCGAAACATCGGATCCCGATACAGAGAACGAAGCTTTCGCTCCTCCCATGCCTCCAAGCATGCCAACGTCTCAAGGCACTGAGCTTGCCACTGAACTAGAGACCAAGACCGGTGGGACTAGCTGTGACAGTGAAAATGGTTCTAAGGAGTTCTCTTTTGTCAAGCCTGCACCGAATAAAGAACCATCGCAAGACCGGTCAGACTAGCCCTGACGGTGAAACTGATTCggtatatagatatattttgtCATGACTCGCGCGGAGTTGAGAGccattttagtaaaatatagtTACTACAGATAGTTAAGTTactgttttgtcttttccattGAATTATAATTTGGGCTTCTCGTATGACTGGACTATTAAGCAGTAGCAAAGCCGGGCCTGCAAAAATTGGGGCCCATTCAAAATTTTTTTGACAAtcaaataaatacatttaaacaaaaacaatcatacatatcttatataatttcacactatattgatttataactaatttaatcttttaaaaattatgtgtatatatataagttatgttTTGATGTGTATTATAtcacaaaattattttagaaaaattaatatatagaatttttttagTGAGGACCCTTAAAGTGTTGGGTCTCATTCAAATGTTTCATAACATGGAAGGATGTTTTAGAAACGTTGAATAGTTCAAAGTGTTCTGTGCATCCAAATCGAGCCTTTAtgtaagaataaaaaaacagatTCGGACCACTTAACATTTTTGTGAACTTTGTGTAGTCTCACAATTATTTTAAAGGTCATTTCAAGTTTGATAAAAGGCTTCTTAGTCATTTTCGAGGGATATTTTTCGCACCCTTTTAAGTGgagattcagtttttttttttaaactgacaTTTTTCCAATCGCGGTAAGGAAATCCAGAGGACTTAAAACTATAATTCACAACACATAATACATCAGATTCACTGTCACTTAAAGGTCGGGAAATTATCAAATTATTATGGGATGCAACGAGTTAATGATTTTAAAAGGAACTAATTCTTTCATGGACAAAATAGAGAGATGGTTGAAAGAATGAGACATAAATACCAATTATATCAAGTCTCAATTGATAAGATGATAACTTTCCTCTGGTTTGTGGCTCAAAATGCACTACTCCTTGGAGTAAACCTGCAATGAAGAGGGGTGAATTCAGATGTAAGCTGTCCAGATGTAAGGAACCTGAAACAGCAATTCATATTTTTTCTCTGCCTTTTTGCAAACAGAGTTTGAGAGAATATACCTTGCTTAAAAACAGTTTATATAGCTGTTGGTGAGACGCATTTCAAAAACATCATAAGGAGATTCGACAACATGTCTATCTCCAACAGGAACCATAAGCTCTATCTTCCCATGGATCTGTTGGGTGATTTGGAAATCTTGAAACCTCctaattttataagaaaaagacTCGACACCATAAAAACTGCAATCAAAGGAATTGTGAGCGCACGAGAACGGATCCAAGCACAAAATCAAAACATACATAAACCGCAGTCCTTACCGAACGATGGGCTGAACCGACGACAAGCAACATCATCAAGAAAAGGACAAGTTCTCTGTAAAACGGATGTGGCATGGAAAAAGGAACAGCAAAGGGCAAGAGTTGAGTATTTGGGACATTTCATTCAAGCTTCATGTGTTTCTACTGATCCAGCAAAGATTAAAGCAGTAGCAGAGTGGCCAACACCAAGTAATCTGAAGAAGTTGAGAGGATTCTTGGGTTTGGCTGGATACTATAGAAGGTTTGTGAAGGATTTTGGAATCATCGCAAGACCATTAACGGTGTTGACCAAAAAGGATGCTTTTAAATGGTCTCCAGATGCGCAGAGTTCTTTAGAATGGTTGAAGGGAGCTTTGTGCGCTGCACCAGTATTGGCTCTTCCACGGTTTGATAAACCGTTGGTAGTGGAAACGGACGCTTGCAGTAATGGTATCGGTGCAGTGTTGATTCAAGATGGTCATCCATTGGCGTTTATCAGTAGAACTTTGAAAGGTAAACAGCTGAGTCTATCGATATATGAGAAGGAGCTGCTTGCGGTTGTCTTTGCAGTACAAAAATGGAGACATTACTTGTTGACTAACCATTTTGTAATCAAGACGGATCAACACAGTCTCAAGTATCTCTTGGAAAAACGTCTCAACACACCAATACAACAACAATGGTTACCCAAATTGCTTGAGTTTGATTATGAGATCCAGTATAAGCAGGGTAAAGACAACGTTGTAGCAGATACGCTATCAAGAGTTGAGGGATCTGAAATATTGCACATGGCAATGACAGTGATTGAGTGTGATTTACTGAAGCAGATACAGGAAGCTTATGAGAGGGATGCAGTGTTAAAGAATATCATTGAGGAGTTGAAACAAAAGTTGAGGAGTAAGAAGCACTACTCGTGGTATCAAGACATCTTGcggagaaaaaataaaattgtagtCCCTGCAGAAACAGAGTTAAGAGAGATGATTATGAGTTGGTTACACGGCTCGAGCCATGCGGGTCATTCGGGATGAGATGTGACAGTACAGAGGTTGAAGAGTCTGTTTTACTGGAAGGGGATGCCCAAGGATATACAAGCTTACATTAGAGCTTGCACTGTCTGTCAGAGATGTAATTATGATACAGCAGCACCTCCTGGATTGTTGCAGCCTTTACCGATACCAGAAGGTATTTGGATGGATGTGTCAATGGACTTTATAGATGGGTTACCGTTGTCTGATGGGAAATCAGTGATTCTTGTGGTAGTAGATCGCTTGAGTAAAGCTGCACATTTCATTGCGTTGAAGCATCTTTACTCTGCAATCAGCGTGGCTCGGGCATTTCTTGATAATATATTCAAGCTCCATGGAATGCCTAGGTCTATTGTGAGTGATCGAGATGTAGTTTTCACGAGTGAAGTATGGCAAGAGTTGTTTAAGTTGCAGGGTTGTACACTGAACTTGTCAACTGCTTATCATCCACAGAGTAACGGCCAAACGGAAATGGTGAATCGATGCTTGGAAACATACCTAAGATGTATGACGAGTGATAAACCAAAACTATGGAGATAGATGGTTAGCTTTGGCTGAGTATTGGTACAATACCAGTTATCACTCAGCTACACAATCGACACCTTATGAGATTGTGTACGGTCAGCCACCACCAATTCACCTACCATACTTACCGGGAGAGGCTAGAGTTCAAGTGGTAGCCAAAAGCTTGCAGGAGAGGGAAGATATGTTGTTGATTCTCAAGTTTCATATACTTCGAGCACAACATCGCATGAAGCAGGTTGCTGGTAGACACAGAAGTGAGAGGTCGTTTGAGATAGGAGACTGGGTGTTCGTGAAGTTACAGCCGTATAGGCAACAGTCGGTGGTTTCTCGCTCATCTCAGAAGATCTCACCGAAGTACTACGGGCCTTATAATATTTTGGATGAAGTGGGAGTAGTTCCTTATAAACTGCAGTTACCAGCATCATCTCAGATTCGGTGGGTACTGCGTCTACTGCTAATCAGTTACCGTCAGTGTTGTATGACGTGACGCTTAAGGAACCTGAGTTTTGTTTGACACGCAAGATGGTTCAACGTCAAGGTCAAGCTGCAACAATGGTACTCGTTTAATGGAATAATCAAACAGCTGAGGAAGCAACGTGGGAGTTTCTGTTTGATATGAAGAAGCGTTTCCCCTGTTTGAGTTTTAAACCTTG is a genomic window containing:
- the LOC108806303 gene encoding MLO-like protein 8; translation: MLEFNGSLLRQRSCLCLWWFLAWTVVVVMAKDEKEVVERQLNQTPTWAVAGVCTFFIVVSVVLEKLIHKVGTVLWDRNKKALLDALEKIKSELMVLGFISLLLTFGSSFILGVCIPSHVAHTMLPCSTTIKNEVDEKGEEGRRKLLWFDHRVLSEIPLTNCKKEGYEHLFSSKALHQLHILIFFLAVFHVFYSFLTMMLGRLKIRGWKHWEKETSSHNYEFSVDTSRFRLTHETSFVREHTSFWTRIPFFFYIECFFRQFFRSVGRTDYMTLRNGFIAVHLAPGSQFNFQKYIKRSLEDDFKLVVGVSPVLWASFVLFLLLNVEGFKILYVGTALPVIIILAVGTKLQAIMTKMALGITDKHAVVQGMPLVKGNDEYFWFGRPQLILHLIHFALFQNAFQITYFFWIWYSFGNDSCYHPDFKIALVKVTIALGVLCLCSYITLPLYSLVTQMGSRMKKSVFDEQTSKALKKWRMAVKKKKGGIGSTTKRLGGDGSVSPTASTVRSSLSLRSLQRYKTTGHSMKYEGLEPETSDPDTENEAFAPPMPPSMPTSQGTELATELETKTGGTSCDSENGSKEFSFVKPAPNKEPSQDRSD